In Cicer arietinum cultivar CDC Frontier isolate Library 1 chromosome 7, Cicar.CDCFrontier_v2.0, whole genome shotgun sequence, a single window of DNA contains:
- the LOC101491712 gene encoding transcription factor KUA1: protein MTRRCSHCSHNGHNSRTCPNRGVKLFGVRLTDGSIRKSASMGNLSHYTGSGSGPLHTGLNNPGSPGENPDHAAAADGYASEDFVAGSSSTSRERKKGIPWTEEEHRMFLLGLQKLGKGDWRGIARNYVISRTPTQVASHAQKYFIRQSNISRRKRRSSLFDIVADESADASMVPQDFLSANQPQTETEGNNPLPAPPPLDEECESMDSTNSNDGDSAPLKPDSSSTQASSFPVVYPAYYSPFFPFPLPYWSGYSPEPALKNETHEILKPTAVHSKSPINVDELVGMSKLSLGETIGDAGPSTLSRKLLEEGPSRQSAFQATPACGSSDVNGNAIHAV, encoded by the exons ATGACCCGACGTTGCTCCCATTGTAGCCACAATGGGCACAACTCACGAACATGTCCGAACCGCGGTGTTAAGCTATTCGGAGTCCGATTAACCGACGGGTCGATCCGGAAAAGTGCTAGTATGGGTAATCTTAGTCACTATACCGGTTCCGGGTCTGGACCGCTTCATACCGGGTTAAATAACCCGGGTTCACCCGGTGAAAACCCTGATCACGCTGCTGCGGCTGACGGTTACGCTTCTGAGGATTTTGTTGCTGGTTCATCTTCTACTTCACGTGAAAGAAAAAAGG GCATTCCGTGGACTGAGGAGGAACATAGAATGTTTTTACTCGGATTGCAGAAGCTGGGCAAAGGTGATTGGCGTGGAATTGCTAGGAACTATGTTATATCAAGGACACCGACTCAAGTGGCCAGTCATGCTCAGAAATATTTCATTAGGCAAAGCAACATATCTAGACGAAAAAGACGCTCCAGCTTGTTTGATATTGTTGCAGATGAA TCAGCGGACGCCTCAATGGTACCACAAGACTTCTTATCAGCTAATCAGCCACAGACTGAAACAGAAGGCAACAACCCTTTGCCCGCCCCTCCCCCGCTTGACGAAGAATGTGAGTCCATGGATTCCACAAACTCAAACGATGGAGATTCTGCCCCATTAAAGCCTGATAGCAGCAGCACACAAGCATCGTCTTTCCCAGTAGTATATCCGGCATACTATTCTCCATTCTTCCCTTTTCCTCTTCCCTATTGGTCTGGATACAGTCCGGAGCCGGCTCTTAAGAACGAGACGCATGAAATCTTGAAGCCAACCGCAGTACACTCCAAGAGCCCTATCAATGTTGATGAACTGGTTGGCATGTCAAAACTGAGTTTAGGAGAAACTATAGGCGACGCCGGCCCCTCGACTCTATCTCGTAAACTACTCGAAGAAGGACCTTCACGACAGTCGGCTTTTCAAGCAACTCCAGCATGTGGGAGTTCAGATGTGAATGGAAATGCCATCCATGCAGTTTGA